Proteins co-encoded in one Arachis hypogaea cultivar Tifrunner chromosome 13, arahy.Tifrunner.gnm2.J5K5, whole genome shotgun sequence genomic window:
- the LOC112737816 gene encoding uncharacterized protein isoform X1 yields the protein MESILARALEYTLKYWLKSFSREQFKLQGRTVQLSNLDINGDALHASVGLPPALNVTTAKVGKLEIMLPSVSSVQIEPIFVQIDRLDLVLKENSDYERPPENHASITPSSASSKGSGYGFADKISDGMTIQIQTVNLLLETHGGARPQGGAAWAPPMASVTIRNLLLYTTNESWEVVNLKAAREFSSNTKYIYVFKKLEWESLSIDLLPHPDMFTDDTLGRSQERANMRDDDGAKRVFFGGERFLEGISGEAYITIQRTVSNSPLGLEVQLHITEALCPALSEPGLRALLRFMTGLSVCLNRGDVNLKAQKRSTEAAGRSLVSVVVDHIFICIKDSEFQLELLMQSLFLSRASLSEGENDSSLTRITIAGLFLSDKFSHPPCTLVQPSMHSVKRESFHVPEFARSFCPPIYPLGEQQWQLIEGTPLICLHSLQIVPSPLPPVFASQTVIDCQPLMIHLQEEACLRISSFLADRIVVNSGDILPDSSINSLFFTLSGLDIMVPLDKAQLDISKSNTDNVVQTSFAGARLHIEDFSYIDSPSMKLRMLKLDKDPACFCLWEGQPIDASQRKWSARAAQITLSLEACTGPPARQNSLGWTTGLWRCVVLKGAWIEVAMTTADGSPLLKVPPPGGIVRVGVACEQFLSNSSVEQLFFILDLYVYFGRVSEKIAVAGKRKQLEGVKNKSSSEKLMDITPSDSAVSLAVKDLQLRFLESSPLNVEGMPLVQFVGNDLLISATHRTFGGVIVISSTSRWESVQIDCVDAEKHIAGENGSFLSSGENIPSSSGDCQLRTVFWIHNKRNHLLNRNAPSIPFLDVNMVHVIPLGEQDRESHCLNGSASVSGIRLGGGMNYAEVLLHQFGILGPDGGPGKGLCKGLEKLQAGPLATIFKTTPPDVDNSEDGSLSKGKETSFPKLKKPDNVDITIELRDWLFALEGAQEMAERWWISSPENVSREERCWHTTFQSLQVITRSSPKNVLGEKAPARRKQQYPVERVTVGIQGLQIMKPQRPKEIHLSKSIANGAKEVNGTATGICLQLDLVSSEDNVEVEMANWEVENLKFTVKQPIEVVLTSDEAQHLTFLCKSEVDSMGRIAAGILRVLKLEGSVGHSVMDQLGNLGSEGIDKIFSPKHSRDDSVHNRGFCPSPKLVSKSLHKSTMEPTLTLLEEAVADSQEKINALISDFGISESSGQQLTIAKELSQKIESMEGLLKQLRNKT from the exons ATGGAGTCGATCCTAGCGAGAGCTCTGGAGTACACTCTCAAGTATTGGCTCAAATCCTTCTCCAGAGAGCAGTTCAAGTTGCAGGGTCGCACTGTTCAGCTCTCCAATTTAG ATATAAATGGTGATGCATTGCATGCTAGCGTTGGATTGCCACCTGCACTCAATGTAACCACCGCCAAAGTTGGCAAATTGGAGATTATG CTACCGTCAGTGAGCAGTGTGCAGATAGAGCCAATTTTTGTGCAAATTGATCGGTTGGATTTGGTTCTAAAGGAGAATTCTGATTATGAAAGGCCGCCCGAGAATCATGCTAG CATCACGCCATCAAGTGCCTCTTCAAAGGGTAGTGGTTATGGTTTTGCTGATAAG ATTTCAGATGGAATGACTATACAAATTCAAACAGTTAATTTATTACTTGAAACTCATGGGGGTGCCCGTCCCCAAGGGGGAGCAGCATG GGCACCTCCTATGGCATCTGTCACCATACGCAATTTGTTGCTGTATACAACAAATGAAAGCTGGGAG GTTGTAAATCTTAAGGCGGCAAGGGAGTTCTCAAGTAATACgaagtatatatatgtattcaAA AAACTGGAGTGGGAATCTTTGTCTATTGATCTTTTGCCTCATCCTGACATGTTCACGGATGATACTTTAGGCCGCTCTCAAGAGCGAGCAAACATGAGAGATGATGATGGTGCAAAACGAGTATTCTTTGGAGGGGAGCGTTTTTTAGAAGGAATATCAGGAGAAGCATAT ATCACAATTCAGAGAACAGTCTCCAACAGTCCACTTGGGCTTGAGGTTCAGTTGCACATTACAGAAGCCCTTTGCCCTGCATTAAGTGAGCCAG GACTTCGTGCACTTCTCCGCTTTATGACAGGATTATCTGTCTGTCTAAACAGGGGAGATGTAAATTTGAAGGCCCAGAAG AGATCTACTGAAGCTGCTGGGCGCTCTCTTGTCTCAGTTGTTGTGGACCACATATTTATTTGCATCAAAGATTCTG AGTTCCAGCTTGAACTATTAATGCAGTCCCTTTTTCTGTCTCGG GCAAGTCTTTCGGAGGGAGAAAATGACAGTAGTTTGACCAGGATTACCATTGCAGGTCTATTTTTAAG TGACAAGTTTTCACACCCGCCATGTACGTTAGTGCAGCCATCTATGCATTCTGTTAAAAGAGAGTCTTTTCATGTGCCAGAATTCG CTAGAAGCTTTTGCCCTCCAATATATCCACTTGGAGAACAGCAGTGGCAATTGATTGAGGGAACTCCTCTAATCTGCCTTCATTCCCTTCAGATTGTGCCTTCTCCACTTCCACCAGTTTTTGCTTCTCAAACAGTTATTGACTGTCAGCCTCTTATG ATTCATCTTCAGGAAGAAGCTTGCCTTAGAATATCTTCTTTCTTAGCTGATAGAATTGTTGTCAATTCTGGTGATATTTTACCAGATTCCTCAATAAACTCTCTTTTCTTCACTCTCAGTGGACTGGATATTATGGTTCCTCTGGACAAGGCCCAGTTGGATATTTCTAAAAGCAACACAGATAATGTAGTCCAAACCTCCTTTGCTGGTGCAAGGCTTCATATTGAAGACTTTTCATATATAGATTCACCATCAATGAAACTAAGAATGCTTAAACTGGATAAGGATCCTGCTTGTTTCTGTCTTTGGGAAGGTCAACCAATTGATGCTAGCCAGAGAAAGTGGAGTGCCAGAGCAGCCCAGATTACTTTATCTCTGGAAGCATGTACTGGCCCACCTGCACGTCAAAATTCTCTTGGATGGACCACAGGACTATGGAGATGTGTTGTTCTGAAAGGTGCTTGGATTGAAGTAGCTATGACAACTGCCGATGGCAGTCCATTGTTAAAGGTTCCTCCTCCAGGAGGTATTGTGAGAGTTGGTGTTGCTTGTGAACAGTTTCTGTCCAATAGTTCTGTTgaacaattattttttatcttggatCTTTACGTGTATTTTGGGAGAGTTAGTGAGAAAATAGCAGTGGCTGGAAAAAGGAAACAATTGGAGGGGGTTAAGAACAAATCTTCTAGCGAAAAGTTAATGGACATAACTCCTAGTGACAGTGCTGTAAGTTTAGCAGTTAAAGACCTTCAACTTCGATTTCTTGAGTCTTCACCATTGAATGTCGAGGGAATGCCTCTAGTGCAGTTTGTTGGAAATGATTTGTTAATTAGTGCCACTCATAGAACCTTTGGTGGTGTTATTGTTATTTCGTCCACCTCACGCTGGGAGAGTGTTCAGATAGATTGCGTGGATGCTGAGAAGCACATAGCAGGAGAGAATGGCTCATTCTTAAGTTCTGGAGAAAATATTCCTTCAAGCAGTGGAGACTGTCAACTGAGAACTGTATTCTGGATACATAACAAGAGGAACCATCTATTGAACAGAAATGCTCCTTCAATCCCTTTTCTGGATGTAAACATGGTGCATGTCATACCATTGGGGGAACAAGATAGAGAGTCTCATTGTTTGAATGGCTCAGCTTCTGTATCTGGTATTCGTCTTGGTGGGGGAATGAACTATGCTGAAGTCCTCCTACATCAATTTGGAATACTTGGTCCTGATGGTGGTCCTGGGAAGGGTCTTTGTAAAGGCTTAGAAAAGTTACAGGCAGGACCATTGGCAACAATTTTCAAGACAACGCCTCCCGATGTTGATAATTCAGAAGATG GAAGTTTGAGCAAAGGGAAAGAAACCAGTTTTCCAAAATTGAAGAAGCCAGATAATGTGGATATAACCATAGAATTGAGAGACTGGTTATTTGCTCTTGAAGGGGCACAAGAGATGGCTGAAAGGTGGTGGATATCTAGCCCAGAAAATGTAAGTAGAGAAGAGAGGTGTTGGCACACAACTTTCCAAAGTTTGCAAGTAATTACAAGAAGCAGCCCAAAGAATGTTCTGGGTGAAAAAGCGCCAGCACGTAGAAAACAACAGTATCCTGTGGAACGGGTTACA GTTGGAATCCAAGGGCTGCAGATCATGAAGCCGCAGAGACCGAAAGAGATTCATTTGTCAAAATCAATTGCAAATGGTGCTAAAGAAGTTAACGGCACTGCTACAGGAATTTGTCTTCAGCTGGATTTGGTATCAAGTGAGGATAATGTTGAAGTTGAAATGGCTAATTGGGAAGTGGAAAATCTAAAGTTCACTGTTAAGCAACCG ATAGAGGTGGTTTTAACCAGTGATGAGGCTCAACACCTTACTTTTCTGTGCAAATCTGAAGTTGATTCCATGGGCCGGATAGCAGCTGGAATTCTAAGAGTGCTTAAGCTCGAAGGTTCGGTCGGCCATTCTGTAATGGATCAACTAGGCAACTTAG GAAGTGAAGGCATTGACAAGATTTTCTCTCCTAAGCATAGCAGAGATGATAGTGTCCACAATAGAGGATTTTGTCCATCACCGAAGCTGGTAAGCAAAAGCTTGCACAAATCAACGATGGAACCGACATTAACTTTGCTCGAGGAAGCAGTTGCAGATTCACAGGAAAAGATCAATGCCTTAATCAGTGATT
- the LOC112737816 gene encoding uncharacterized protein isoform X4, whose translation MFTDDTLGRSQERANMRDDDGAKRVFFGGERFLEGISGEAYITIQRTVSNSPLGLEVQLHITEALCPALSEPGLRALLRFMTGLSVCLNRGDVNLKAQKRSTEAAGRSLVSVVVDHIFICIKDSEFQLELLMQSLFLSRASLSEGENDSSLTRITIAGLFLSDKFSHPPCTLVQPSMHSVKRESFHVPEFARSFCPPIYPLGEQQWQLIEGTPLICLHSLQIVPSPLPPVFASQTVIDCQPLMIHLQEEACLRISSFLADRIVVNSGDILPDSSINSLFFTLSGLDIMVPLDKAQLDISKSNTDNVVQTSFAGARLHIEDFSYIDSPSMKLRMLKLDKDPACFCLWEGQPIDASQRKWSARAAQITLSLEACTGPPARQNSLGWTTGLWRCVVLKGAWIEVAMTTADGSPLLKVPPPGGIVRVGVACEQFLSNSSVEQLFFILDLYVYFGRVSEKIAVAGKRKQLEGVKNKSSSEKLMDITPSDSAVSLAVKDLQLRFLESSPLNVEGMPLVQFVGNDLLISATHRTFGGVIVISSTSRWESVQIDCVDAEKHIAGENGSFLSSGENIPSSSGDCQLRTVFWIHNKRNHLLNRNAPSIPFLDVNMVHVIPLGEQDRESHCLNGSASVSGIRLGGGMNYAEVLLHQFGILGPDGGPGKGLCKGLEKLQAGPLATIFKTTPPDVDNSEDGSLSKGKETSFPKLKKPDNVDITIELRDWLFALEGAQEMAERWWISSPENVSREERCWHTTFQSLQVITRSSPKNVLGEKAPARRKQQYPVERVTVGIQGLQIMKPQRPKEIHLSKSIANGAKEVNGTATGICLQLDLVSSEDNVEVEMANWEVENLKFTVKQPIEVVLTSDEAQHLTFLCKSEVDSMGRIAAGILRVLKLEGSVGHSVMDQLGNLGSEGIDKIFSPKHSRDDSVHNRGFCPSPKLVSKSLHKSTMEPTLTLLEEAVADSQEKINALISDFGISESSGQQLTIAKELSQKIESMEGLLKQLRNKT comes from the exons ATGTTCACGGATGATACTTTAGGCCGCTCTCAAGAGCGAGCAAACATGAGAGATGATGATGGTGCAAAACGAGTATTCTTTGGAGGGGAGCGTTTTTTAGAAGGAATATCAGGAGAAGCATAT ATCACAATTCAGAGAACAGTCTCCAACAGTCCACTTGGGCTTGAGGTTCAGTTGCACATTACAGAAGCCCTTTGCCCTGCATTAAGTGAGCCAG GACTTCGTGCACTTCTCCGCTTTATGACAGGATTATCTGTCTGTCTAAACAGGGGAGATGTAAATTTGAAGGCCCAGAAG AGATCTACTGAAGCTGCTGGGCGCTCTCTTGTCTCAGTTGTTGTGGACCACATATTTATTTGCATCAAAGATTCTG AGTTCCAGCTTGAACTATTAATGCAGTCCCTTTTTCTGTCTCGG GCAAGTCTTTCGGAGGGAGAAAATGACAGTAGTTTGACCAGGATTACCATTGCAGGTCTATTTTTAAG TGACAAGTTTTCACACCCGCCATGTACGTTAGTGCAGCCATCTATGCATTCTGTTAAAAGAGAGTCTTTTCATGTGCCAGAATTCG CTAGAAGCTTTTGCCCTCCAATATATCCACTTGGAGAACAGCAGTGGCAATTGATTGAGGGAACTCCTCTAATCTGCCTTCATTCCCTTCAGATTGTGCCTTCTCCACTTCCACCAGTTTTTGCTTCTCAAACAGTTATTGACTGTCAGCCTCTTATG ATTCATCTTCAGGAAGAAGCTTGCCTTAGAATATCTTCTTTCTTAGCTGATAGAATTGTTGTCAATTCTGGTGATATTTTACCAGATTCCTCAATAAACTCTCTTTTCTTCACTCTCAGTGGACTGGATATTATGGTTCCTCTGGACAAGGCCCAGTTGGATATTTCTAAAAGCAACACAGATAATGTAGTCCAAACCTCCTTTGCTGGTGCAAGGCTTCATATTGAAGACTTTTCATATATAGATTCACCATCAATGAAACTAAGAATGCTTAAACTGGATAAGGATCCTGCTTGTTTCTGTCTTTGGGAAGGTCAACCAATTGATGCTAGCCAGAGAAAGTGGAGTGCCAGAGCAGCCCAGATTACTTTATCTCTGGAAGCATGTACTGGCCCACCTGCACGTCAAAATTCTCTTGGATGGACCACAGGACTATGGAGATGTGTTGTTCTGAAAGGTGCTTGGATTGAAGTAGCTATGACAACTGCCGATGGCAGTCCATTGTTAAAGGTTCCTCCTCCAGGAGGTATTGTGAGAGTTGGTGTTGCTTGTGAACAGTTTCTGTCCAATAGTTCTGTTgaacaattattttttatcttggatCTTTACGTGTATTTTGGGAGAGTTAGTGAGAAAATAGCAGTGGCTGGAAAAAGGAAACAATTGGAGGGGGTTAAGAACAAATCTTCTAGCGAAAAGTTAATGGACATAACTCCTAGTGACAGTGCTGTAAGTTTAGCAGTTAAAGACCTTCAACTTCGATTTCTTGAGTCTTCACCATTGAATGTCGAGGGAATGCCTCTAGTGCAGTTTGTTGGAAATGATTTGTTAATTAGTGCCACTCATAGAACCTTTGGTGGTGTTATTGTTATTTCGTCCACCTCACGCTGGGAGAGTGTTCAGATAGATTGCGTGGATGCTGAGAAGCACATAGCAGGAGAGAATGGCTCATTCTTAAGTTCTGGAGAAAATATTCCTTCAAGCAGTGGAGACTGTCAACTGAGAACTGTATTCTGGATACATAACAAGAGGAACCATCTATTGAACAGAAATGCTCCTTCAATCCCTTTTCTGGATGTAAACATGGTGCATGTCATACCATTGGGGGAACAAGATAGAGAGTCTCATTGTTTGAATGGCTCAGCTTCTGTATCTGGTATTCGTCTTGGTGGGGGAATGAACTATGCTGAAGTCCTCCTACATCAATTTGGAATACTTGGTCCTGATGGTGGTCCTGGGAAGGGTCTTTGTAAAGGCTTAGAAAAGTTACAGGCAGGACCATTGGCAACAATTTTCAAGACAACGCCTCCCGATGTTGATAATTCAGAAGATG GAAGTTTGAGCAAAGGGAAAGAAACCAGTTTTCCAAAATTGAAGAAGCCAGATAATGTGGATATAACCATAGAATTGAGAGACTGGTTATTTGCTCTTGAAGGGGCACAAGAGATGGCTGAAAGGTGGTGGATATCTAGCCCAGAAAATGTAAGTAGAGAAGAGAGGTGTTGGCACACAACTTTCCAAAGTTTGCAAGTAATTACAAGAAGCAGCCCAAAGAATGTTCTGGGTGAAAAAGCGCCAGCACGTAGAAAACAACAGTATCCTGTGGAACGGGTTACA GTTGGAATCCAAGGGCTGCAGATCATGAAGCCGCAGAGACCGAAAGAGATTCATTTGTCAAAATCAATTGCAAATGGTGCTAAAGAAGTTAACGGCACTGCTACAGGAATTTGTCTTCAGCTGGATTTGGTATCAAGTGAGGATAATGTTGAAGTTGAAATGGCTAATTGGGAAGTGGAAAATCTAAAGTTCACTGTTAAGCAACCG ATAGAGGTGGTTTTAACCAGTGATGAGGCTCAACACCTTACTTTTCTGTGCAAATCTGAAGTTGATTCCATGGGCCGGATAGCAGCTGGAATTCTAAGAGTGCTTAAGCTCGAAGGTTCGGTCGGCCATTCTGTAATGGATCAACTAGGCAACTTAG GAAGTGAAGGCATTGACAAGATTTTCTCTCCTAAGCATAGCAGAGATGATAGTGTCCACAATAGAGGATTTTGTCCATCACCGAAGCTGGTAAGCAAAAGCTTGCACAAATCAACGATGGAACCGACATTAACTTTGCTCGAGGAAGCAGTTGCAGATTCACAGGAAAAGATCAATGCCTTAATCAGTGATT